From Acidovorax sp. FHTAMBA, one genomic window encodes:
- a CDS encoding replication-associated recombination protein A: MAARSASAAPSQAHPSAHQPLAERLRPRTLGEVIGQQHVLGPGMPLRLAFESGRPHSCILWGPPGVGKTTIARLMADAFDAQFISISAVLGGVKDIREAVERAEAARDGLMQQRTIVFVDEVHRFNKSQQDAFLPHVESGLFTFIGATTENPSFEVNSALLSRAAVYVLQPLSEQDLKQIVALAQAEKALPAIENVAIDRLVAYADGDARRLLNTLETLAMAATQEKLAEITDAWLLKVLGERMRRYDKGGEQFYDTISALHKSVRGSDPDAALYWLVRMLDGGADPRYMARRLVRMASEDIGLADPRALRLALDASEVYERLGSPEGELALAECVVYLAVAPKSNAVYKAYNAARAWVKQDGTRPVPMHLRNAPTKLMKQLDYGKGYRYAHDEEGGFAAGENYLPEGMPEPGFYQPVERGLEIKIAQKLRELRARNVLADRADGPAESS; encoded by the coding sequence ATGGCAGCACGCAGTGCCTCCGCAGCACCTTCCCAGGCCCACCCCTCGGCCCACCAGCCCCTGGCCGAGCGCCTGCGGCCCCGCACGCTGGGCGAGGTGATCGGGCAGCAGCATGTGCTGGGTCCGGGCATGCCGCTGCGGCTCGCGTTCGAATCGGGCCGCCCGCACAGCTGCATCCTCTGGGGCCCGCCGGGTGTGGGCAAGACAACCATCGCGCGGCTCATGGCCGATGCTTTTGACGCGCAGTTCATCAGCATCAGTGCCGTGCTGGGCGGGGTCAAGGACATCCGCGAAGCGGTCGAACGCGCCGAGGCCGCGCGTGATGGTCTGATGCAGCAGCGCACGATCGTCTTCGTGGATGAAGTGCACCGCTTCAACAAGAGCCAGCAAGATGCCTTCTTGCCGCATGTGGAGAGCGGGCTGTTCACCTTCATTGGTGCGACCACTGAAAACCCGTCGTTCGAGGTGAACTCCGCGCTGCTGTCGCGCGCTGCGGTTTACGTGCTGCAGCCGCTGTCCGAGCAGGATTTGAAGCAAATTGTGGCCCTGGCGCAGGCAGAGAAAGCGCTGCCAGCTATCGAAAATGTAGCAATCGACCGCCTGGTGGCCTATGCCGATGGCGACGCGCGGCGCCTGCTCAACACGCTGGAAACCCTGGCCATGGCGGCCACGCAGGAAAAGCTTGCCGAGATCACCGACGCCTGGCTGCTCAAGGTGCTGGGCGAGCGCATGCGCCGTTATGACAAGGGCGGAGAGCAGTTCTACGACACCATCAGCGCGCTGCACAAGTCGGTGCGCGGCTCCGACCCTGACGCCGCGCTGTATTGGCTGGTGCGCATGCTCGACGGCGGCGCCGACCCGCGCTACATGGCGCGCCGCCTGGTGCGCATGGCCAGCGAGGACATCGGCCTGGCCGACCCGCGCGCCCTGCGGCTGGCGCTGGATGCGAGCGAGGTGTACGAACGCCTGGGCAGCCCCGAGGGCGAGCTCGCGCTGGCCGAGTGCGTGGTGTACCTGGCGGTGGCGCCCAAATCCAACGCCGTCTACAAGGCCTACAACGCCGCCCGCGCCTGGGTGAAGCAGGATGGCACTCGCCCGGTGCCCATGCACCTGCGCAATGCGCCCACCAAGCTCATGAAACAGCTCGACTATGGCAAGGGCTACCGCTACGCGCACGATGAGGAAGGCGGCTTCGCGGCGGGCGAAAACTACCTGCCCGAAGGCATGCCGGAGCCAGGTTTCTATCAGCCAGTGGAGCGCGGGCTCGAAATCAAGATTGCACAGAAGTTGCGTGAGCTGCGCGCGCGCAATGTTTTGGCCGATCGTGCGGACGGGCCGGCCGAGTCGTCCTGA
- a CDS encoding branched-chain amino acid ABC transporter permease, whose amino-acid sequence MDILLQQIINGLVLGSMYALIALGYTMVYGIIQLINFAHGEVLMIGALTSWSCIGMMQAAMPGAPGWLILLLATLIACVVAATLNFVIEKVAYRPLRNSPRLAPLITAIGMSILLQTLAMIIWKPNYKPYPTMLPSSPFEIGGAYITPTQILILGVTAISLALLVYLVNHTNLGRAMRATAENPRVASLMGVKPDMVISATFIIGAILAAIAGIMYASNYGTAQHTMGFLPGLKAFTAAVFGGIGNLAGAVVGGILLGLIEAIGSGYIGTLTGGLLGSHYTDIFAFIVLIIILTLRPSGLLGERVADRA is encoded by the coding sequence ATGGACATTTTGCTGCAACAGATCATCAACGGTCTGGTACTGGGCAGCATGTACGCCTTGATAGCCTTGGGCTACACCATGGTGTACGGCATTATTCAGCTGATCAATTTTGCCCACGGCGAGGTGCTCATGATCGGCGCCCTGACCAGTTGGAGCTGCATAGGAATGATGCAGGCGGCCATGCCCGGCGCCCCCGGCTGGCTCATCCTGCTGCTGGCCACCCTGATTGCCTGCGTGGTCGCTGCAACGCTCAATTTCGTGATCGAGAAAGTGGCTTATCGCCCCCTTCGCAACAGCCCCCGTCTCGCCCCCCTGATCACGGCCATCGGCATGTCGATCCTGCTGCAGACGCTGGCCATGATCATCTGGAAGCCCAACTACAAGCCGTATCCGACGATGCTGCCCAGCTCGCCCTTTGAAATCGGCGGCGCGTACATCACCCCAACGCAGATCCTGATCCTGGGCGTCACGGCCATCTCGCTGGCGCTGCTGGTGTACCTGGTGAACCACACCAACCTGGGGCGTGCCATGCGTGCCACGGCTGAAAACCCCCGCGTGGCCTCCCTGATGGGTGTGAAGCCCGACATGGTGATTTCGGCCACCTTCATCATTGGCGCCATCCTGGCGGCCATCGCCGGCATCATGTATGCCTCCAACTACGGCACCGCACAGCACACCATGGGCTTTTTGCCCGGGCTCAAGGCCTTCACGGCGGCGGTGTTCGGCGGCATCGGCAACCTGGCCGGAGCGGTGGTGGGCGGCATCCTGCTGGGCCTGATCGAAGCCATTGGCTCGGGCTACATCGGCACGCTCACGGGCGGCCTGCTCGGCAGCCACTACACCGACATCTTTGCGTTCATCGTGCTCATCATCATCCTGACGCTGCGCCCCTCGGGTCTGCTGGGTGAGCGTGTGGCCGATCGCGCCTGA
- a CDS encoding ABC transporter ATP-binding protein, producing MKNTKTNWIIGAVALLVLPLILQSFGNAWVRIADLALLYVLLALGLNIVVGYAGLLDLGYVAFYAVGAYLFALMASPHLADNFAAFAAMFPDGLHTSLWLVIPVAALLAAFFGALLGAPTLKLRGDYLAIVTLGFGEIIRIFLNNLDHPVNLTNGPKGVGQIDSVKIFGLDLGKRLEVFGFDISSVTLYYYLFLVLVVVSVIICYRLQDSRVGRAWMAIREDEIAAKAMGINTRNMKLLAFAMGASFGGVSGAMFGAFQGFVSPESFSLMESVMIVAMVVLGGIGHIPGVILGAVLLSALPEVLRYVAGPLQAMTDGRLDSAILRQLLIALAMIIIMLMRPRGLWPAPDHGKSLTQKT from the coding sequence ATGAAGAACACCAAAACCAACTGGATCATCGGCGCCGTGGCGCTGCTGGTGCTGCCGCTGATCCTGCAATCCTTCGGCAACGCCTGGGTGCGCATTGCCGACCTGGCCCTGCTGTACGTGCTGCTGGCCCTGGGCCTGAACATCGTGGTGGGCTACGCCGGCCTGCTCGATCTGGGCTACGTGGCGTTCTACGCCGTGGGCGCCTACCTGTTTGCCCTGATGGCCTCGCCGCACCTGGCGGACAACTTTGCGGCCTTTGCGGCCATGTTCCCTGATGGCCTGCACACCTCGTTGTGGCTGGTGATACCGGTAGCAGCGTTATTAGCGGCGTTCTTCGGGGCCTTGCTCGGGGCGCCCACGCTCAAGCTGCGCGGCGACTACCTGGCCATCGTGACGCTGGGCTTCGGCGAAATCATCCGCATCTTCCTGAACAACCTGGACCACCCTGTCAACCTGACCAACGGCCCCAAGGGCGTGGGCCAGATCGACTCGGTCAAGATTTTCGGGCTGGACCTCGGCAAGCGCCTGGAGGTGTTCGGCTTTGACATCAGCTCGGTGACCCTCTATTACTACCTGTTCCTGGTGCTGGTAGTGGTCTCCGTCATCATCTGCTACCGCCTGCAGGATTCGCGCGTGGGCCGCGCCTGGATGGCCATCCGTGAGGACGAGATCGCCGCCAAGGCCATGGGCATCAACACCCGCAACATGAAGCTGCTGGCGTTTGCCATGGGCGCGTCGTTTGGTGGTGTGTCGGGCGCCATGTTCGGCGCTTTCCAGGGCTTTGTGTCGCCTGAGTCGTTCAGCCTGATGGAGTCGGTCATGATCGTCGCCATGGTGGTGCTGGGTGGCATTGGCCATATTCCCGGCGTGATCCTGGGTGCCGTGCTGCTGTCGGCTCTTCCCGAGGTGCTGCGCTACGTGGCCGGCCCGCTGCAGGCCATGACGGACGGTCGCCTCGACTCCGCCATCCTGCGCCAGCTGCTGATTGCGCTGGCCATGATCATCATCATGCTGATGCGCCCCCGTGGTCTGTGGCCTGCGCCCGACCACGGCAAGAGCCTGACGCAGAAGACCTGA
- a CDS encoding ABC transporter ATP-binding protein, with protein MAENIQKSASDVVLRVAGISKRFGGLQALSDVGITIERGQVYGLIGPNGAGKTTFFNVITGLYTPDSGTFELAGKPYEPTAVHEVAKAGIARTFQNIRLFSDMTALENVMVGRHIRTKSGLLGAVLRTKSFKEEEAAIAKRAQELLDYVGIGKFADYKARTLSYGDQRRLEIARALATDPQLIALDEPAAGMNATEKVLLRELIDRIRNDNRTILLIEHDVKLVMGLCDRVTVLDYGKQIAEGTPATVQKNEKVIEAYLGTGGH; from the coding sequence ATGGCAGAGAACATTCAGAAATCGGCCAGCGACGTGGTGCTGCGGGTGGCCGGCATTTCCAAGCGCTTTGGTGGCCTGCAGGCCCTCTCCGATGTGGGCATCACCATCGAGCGCGGCCAGGTGTACGGCCTGATCGGCCCCAATGGCGCGGGCAAGACCACCTTCTTCAACGTGATCACCGGCCTGTACACGCCCGACAGCGGCACCTTCGAGCTGGCGGGCAAGCCCTACGAGCCCACGGCCGTGCACGAGGTGGCCAAGGCGGGCATTGCCCGCACGTTCCAGAACATCCGTCTGTTTTCGGACATGACCGCGCTGGAAAACGTGATGGTGGGCCGCCACATCCGCACCAAGTCCGGCCTGCTGGGCGCCGTGCTGCGCACCAAGTCCTTCAAGGAAGAAGAGGCCGCCATCGCCAAGCGCGCGCAAGAGCTGCTGGATTACGTCGGCATCGGCAAGTTTGCCGACTACAAGGCGCGCACCCTGAGCTACGGCGACCAGCGCCGCCTGGAGATCGCCCGGGCCCTGGCCACCGATCCGCAACTGATTGCGCTGGACGAGCCCGCCGCTGGCATGAACGCGACCGAGAAGGTGCTGCTGCGCGAACTGATCGACCGCATCCGCAACGACAACCGCACCATCCTGCTCATCGAGCACGACGTGAAACTGGTGATGGGCCTGTGCGACCGCGTGACGGTGCTCGACTACGGCAAGCAGATCGCAGAAGGCACGCCCGCCACCGTGCAGAAGAACGAAAAAGTGATTGAGGCCTATCTGGGCACCGGAGGACATTGA
- a CDS encoding ABC transporter ATP-binding protein: MAEKSNKVLLQVKGLKVAYGGIQAVKGVDFEVREGELVSLIGSNGAGKTTTMKAITGTLGMNDGDILYLGESIKGKGAWDLVKKGLVMVPEGRGVFARMTITENLQMGAYTRRDKAGILADIEKMFTIFPRLRERKDQLAGTMSGGEQQMLAMGRALMSQPKVLLLDEPSMGLSPIMVDKIFEVVRDVYALGVTILLVEQNASRALAIADRGYVMESGLITMSGPGQELLNDPKVRAAYLGE, from the coding sequence ATGGCCGAAAAATCCAACAAGGTACTGCTGCAGGTCAAGGGCCTGAAAGTGGCCTACGGCGGTATCCAGGCCGTGAAGGGCGTCGACTTTGAAGTGCGCGAGGGCGAGCTGGTCTCGCTGATCGGCTCCAACGGCGCCGGCAAGACCACCACCATGAAGGCCATCACCGGCACCCTGGGCATGAACGATGGCGACATCCTGTACCTGGGCGAGAGCATCAAGGGCAAGGGCGCGTGGGACCTGGTGAAGAAGGGCCTGGTGATGGTGCCGGAAGGCCGCGGCGTGTTCGCCCGCATGACCATCACCGAGAACCTGCAGATGGGCGCCTACACGCGCCGCGACAAGGCGGGCATCCTGGCCGACATCGAAAAGATGTTCACCATCTTCCCGCGTCTGCGCGAACGCAAGGACCAGCTCGCTGGCACCATGTCGGGTGGCGAGCAGCAGATGCTGGCCATGGGTCGCGCGCTGATGAGCCAGCCCAAGGTGCTGCTGCTGGACGAGCCCTCCATGGGCCTGTCGCCCATCATGGTGGACAAGATCTTTGAAGTGGTGCGCGACGTGTACGCCCTGGGCGTGACCATTTTGCTGGTGGAGCAGAACGCCAGCCGTGCGCTGGCGATTGCCGATCGTGGCTATGTGATGGAGTCTGGCCTGATCACCATGTCGGGCCCGGGCCAGGAGCTGCTGAACGACCCCAAGGTGCGCGCCGCTTATCTGGGCGAGTGA
- a CDS encoding DMT family protein: MSTLQALPISLQTVLLLVASNVFMTFAWYGHLKNLAISPWYIAALVSWGIALFEYLLQVPANRIGYTQFNIGQLKIMQEVITLAVFVPFAVFYMGQPLKWDYLWAGLCLVGAVYFIFRSA, encoded by the coding sequence ATGTCCACCCTGCAAGCCCTGCCCATCTCGCTCCAGACAGTTCTGCTTCTGGTGGCGAGCAATGTTTTCATGACGTTCGCCTGGTACGGGCACCTCAAGAACCTGGCTATCTCACCGTGGTACATCGCGGCACTGGTGAGCTGGGGGATCGCGCTGTTCGAGTACCTGCTGCAGGTGCCTGCCAACCGTATTGGCTATACCCAGTTCAACATCGGGCAGCTCAAGATCATGCAGGAGGTGATCACGCTGGCGGTGTTTGTGCCGTTTGCCGTCTTCTATATGGGGCAGCCGCTCAAGTGGGACTACCTGTGGGCCGGGCTGTGCCTGGTGGGGGCGGTGTACTTCATTTTTCGCAGTGCCTGA
- a CDS encoding DUF47 domain-containing protein — MLFAKLLPREGNFFEMFNQHADRIVEAARAFSQLVANYSDPHLRDKYNQDVDNAERAADRVTHDVNKAIHKTFITPIDREQIHALINTMDDVADLIQDSAETMALYDVRHMTEEITRLTDLSLKCCERVRDAVKLLDKIADPAVAEAALKTCEEIDKLESDADRVMRSAMSKLFREEPDVREVIKLKAIYELLETITDKCEDVANCIEGIVLENS; from the coding sequence ATGTTGTTTGCCAAGCTGTTGCCACGCGAAGGCAATTTTTTCGAAATGTTCAACCAGCATGCGGACCGCATTGTCGAGGCTGCGCGGGCCTTCTCGCAGCTGGTGGCGAACTACAGCGACCCGCACCTGCGCGACAAGTACAACCAGGACGTGGACAACGCCGAGCGGGCCGCCGACCGTGTGACGCACGACGTGAACAAGGCCATCCACAAGACGTTCATCACCCCGATTGACCGTGAGCAGATTCATGCGCTTATCAACACCATGGATGACGTGGCCGACCTGATCCAGGACTCGGCCGAAACCATGGCGCTGTACGACGTGCGCCACATGACCGAGGAAATCACCCGCCTTACGGACCTGAGCCTCAAGTGCTGCGAGCGCGTGCGCGACGCCGTGAAGCTGCTCGACAAGATTGCCGATCCGGCCGTGGCCGAGGCCGCGCTCAAGACCTGCGAAGAAATCGACAAGCTCGAATCGGACGCCGACCGCGTGATGCGCAGCGCGATGAGCAAGCTGTTCCGCGAAGAGCCCGATGTGCGCGAGGTGATCAAGCTCAAGGCGATCTATGAGCTTCTGGAGACCATCACCGACAAGTGCGAGGACGTGGCCAACTGCATCGAGGGCATCGTCCTCGAAAACTCCTGA
- a CDS encoding inorganic phosphate transporter — METVQTALWVVVMLVALAILFDFMNGFHDAANSIATVVSTGVLKPGQAVLFAAFFNFIAIFVFHLSVAATVGKGIVQPGVVDTHVVFGALVGAITWNVITWYYGIPSSSSHALIGGIVGAVIAKAGAGALISAGILKTVAFIFVSPLLGFLLGSILMVAVAHIFRRARPSRVDKWFRRLQLVSAGAYSLGHGGNDAQKTIGIIWLLLIATGYTSASDAAPPTWTIVSCYVAIGLGTMFGGWRIVKTMGQKITKLKPVGGFCAETGGAMTLFLATMLGIPVSTTHTITGAIVGVGSTQRASAVRWGVAGNIVWAWILTIPASAFMAAVAYWISLQIF; from the coding sequence ATGGAAACCGTACAGACAGCCCTGTGGGTTGTGGTGATGCTCGTGGCCCTCGCGATCCTGTTCGACTTCATGAACGGGTTCCATGACGCGGCCAATTCGATTGCCACGGTGGTATCCACCGGCGTGCTCAAGCCTGGGCAGGCCGTCCTGTTCGCGGCCTTTTTCAACTTCATTGCCATCTTTGTGTTTCACCTGAGCGTGGCCGCCACCGTGGGCAAGGGCATCGTGCAGCCGGGCGTGGTGGACACCCATGTGGTGTTTGGTGCGCTGGTAGGCGCGATCACCTGGAACGTGATCACCTGGTATTACGGCATTCCCAGCAGCTCCTCGCACGCCCTCATCGGCGGCATCGTGGGTGCCGTGATCGCCAAGGCCGGCGCGGGTGCGCTGATCTCGGCCGGGATCCTCAAGACGGTGGCGTTCATCTTCGTCTCGCCGCTGCTCGGGTTCCTGCTGGGCTCCATCCTGATGGTGGCGGTGGCACACATCTTTCGCAGGGCACGCCCGAGCCGGGTGGACAAATGGTTCCGGCGTCTGCAGCTGGTGTCTGCCGGTGCGTACAGCCTGGGCCACGGCGGCAACGATGCGCAGAAGACCATCGGCATCATCTGGCTGCTGCTGATTGCAACGGGTTATACCTCGGCGTCTGACGCGGCACCCCCCACCTGGACCATCGTGAGCTGCTACGTGGCGATTGGCCTGGGTACGATGTTCGGTGGCTGGCGCATCGTGAAAACCATGGGCCAGAAGATCACCAAGCTCAAGCCCGTGGGCGGGTTTTGTGCCGAAACGGGCGGGGCGATGACGCTGTTTCTGGCGACCATGCTGGGCATCCCGGTCTCGACCACCCACACCATCACCGGCGCCATCGTCGGTGTGGGGTCTACCCAGCGTGCCAGCGCCGTGCGCTGGGGCGTGGCGGGCAACATTGTCTGGGCGTGGATACTGACGATTCCAGCCAGCGCCTTCATGGCTGCTGTGGCGTACTGGATTAGTCTGCAGATTTTCTGA
- a CDS encoding TM2 domain-containing protein, which yields MKNKTVAAWLAFLGGPLGLHRFYLHGLTDMLGWLLPIPTALGIYGIQRVQQLGQDDHYSWVLIPLLGFTIAGCALQAIVFALKTPEAWNARYNPTAAPDAVQGQTRWTTIGAIVASLLIGTTVLMASLAFSFQRYFEYQIEEARKISQ from the coding sequence ATCAAGAACAAGACCGTGGCGGCCTGGCTGGCCTTTCTGGGCGGGCCGCTGGGCCTGCACCGCTTTTACCTGCATGGCCTGACCGACATGCTGGGCTGGTTGCTGCCGATCCCGACAGCGCTGGGCATCTACGGCATACAGCGGGTACAGCAGCTCGGCCAGGACGACCACTACAGCTGGGTGCTCATCCCGCTCCTGGGCTTCACGATCGCGGGTTGCGCCTTGCAGGCCATCGTGTTTGCCCTGAAGACGCCCGAGGCCTGGAATGCGCGCTACAACCCCACGGCAGCCCCCGACGCCGTGCAGGGGCAGACCCGCTGGACCACCATCGGCGCGATTGTGGCGTCGCTGCTGATCGGCACCACTGTGCTCATGGCCAGCCTCGCGTTCAGCTTTCAGCGGTATTTTGAGTACCAGATTGAGGAAGCGCGCAAGATTTCTCAGTGA
- a CDS encoding GNAT family N-acetyltransferase, whose amino-acid sequence MPTIRPSTDSDIPAITAIYQHHVLHGTGTFEIDPPSEADMTGRRADVLARGLPWLVAEKDGEVLGFAYANWFKPRPAYRFSAEDSIYVADSARGMGLGRQLLAELAVQCEAAGVRKLLAVIGDSANAGSIGVHRALGFTDVGVMRSVGWKFGAWRDIVLMEKTLGAGDTTSPE is encoded by the coding sequence ATGCCCACCATTCGACCCAGCACCGACAGCGACATTCCCGCCATCACGGCGATTTACCAGCACCATGTGCTGCACGGCACGGGTACGTTCGAAATCGATCCGCCTTCCGAAGCCGACATGACCGGACGCCGCGCCGACGTGCTGGCCCGCGGGCTCCCCTGGCTGGTGGCTGAAAAAGACGGCGAAGTGCTGGGCTTTGCCTACGCCAACTGGTTCAAGCCCCGCCCTGCCTACCGGTTTTCTGCCGAAGATTCGATCTATGTGGCCGACAGCGCCCGCGGCATGGGCCTGGGCCGCCAACTTCTGGCCGAGCTGGCCGTGCAGTGCGAGGCAGCAGGCGTGCGCAAGTTGCTGGCCGTGATCGGCGATTCGGCCAACGCGGGCTCCATCGGTGTGCACCGGGCACTGGGCTTTACCGATGTGGGCGTCATGCGCTCGGTAGGCTGGAAGTTCGGCGCCTGGCGCGACATCGTCCTCATGGAGAAGACGCTGGGCGCGGGCGATACCACCTCCCCCGAGTGA
- the rpsP gene encoding 30S ribosomal protein S16 yields the protein MVVIRLSRGGSKGRPFFNIVVADKRVRRDGRFIERIGFYNPTAKESEEGLRIVQDRLTYWKSVGAQSSPTVDRLIKQAAKKAA from the coding sequence ATGGTCGTCATTCGACTCTCCCGCGGCGGCTCCAAGGGCCGTCCTTTCTTCAACATCGTCGTTGCTGACAAGCGCGTGCGCCGTGATGGCCGCTTCATCGAGCGCATCGGCTTCTACAACCCCACCGCCAAGGAATCCGAAGAAGGCCTGCGCATCGTGCAAGACCGTCTGACGTACTGGAAGAGCGTGGGCGCCCAGTCCTCGCCCACCGTGGACCGCCTGATCAAGCAAGCCGCCAAGAAGGCTGCTTAA
- the rimM gene encoding ribosome maturation factor RimM (Essential for efficient processing of 16S rRNA), which translates to MATHLTLEPAELPTDAVEVGRIADAWGVKGWFKVLSHSSSPEALFASKRWYLQPSERGAKTFAGTVLLSIRQAKDHSDTVVAWAQGIDDRDAAEALRGARIFVPRSSFPTTSEDEYYWVDLIGLAVVNREGVALGQVQELMSTGPQTVLVLAYEQDGKAQERMIPFVSAFIDKVDLAAKRITVDWQPDY; encoded by the coding sequence ATGGCCACCCACCTGACCCTCGAACCTGCAGAGCTGCCCACAGACGCCGTTGAAGTGGGGCGCATTGCCGATGCCTGGGGGGTGAAGGGCTGGTTCAAGGTGCTGTCACACAGCAGCAGCCCCGAAGCATTGTTTGCCTCCAAACGCTGGTACCTGCAGCCCTCCGAGCGGGGGGCCAAGACCTTTGCGGGCACGGTGCTTTTGTCCATCCGCCAGGCCAAGGACCATTCCGACACCGTGGTGGCCTGGGCGCAGGGCATCGATGACCGCGATGCCGCCGAAGCCTTGCGCGGTGCACGCATCTTTGTGCCGCGTTCCAGCTTTCCCACCACCTCGGAGGACGAGTACTACTGGGTCGATCTGATCGGTCTTGCGGTCGTCAACCGTGAAGGCGTGGCGCTGGGGCAGGTGCAGGAGCTGATGTCCACCGGCCCGCAGACGGTGCTGGTGCTGGCCTATGAACAGGACGGCAAGGCCCAGGAGCGCATGATTCCTTTTGTCTCCGCCTTCATCGACAAGGTGGACCTGGCCGCGAAACGCATCACCGTGGACTGGCAGCCTGACTACTGA
- the trmD gene encoding tRNA (guanosine(37)-N1)-methyltransferase TrmD — protein sequence MRFDIITLFPELFAPFLASGVTRRAYAGGQVDVRLWNPRDHADGNYRRVDDRPFGGGPGMVMMAEPLARCLAAIRVERGEAGGSHVPLVLFSPLGETLNHAAVERWSASAGAILLCGRYEGIDQRFIDTHVDLQMSLGDFVLSGGEIAAMALLDAVARLQPGVLNDEGSHQLDSFNPALDGLLDCPHYTRPEEWAGQQVPAALMSGHHAQIERWRRDQRLATTARHRPDLIEAARKAGHLAPADEAVLAKFG from the coding sequence ATGCGCTTTGACATCATCACCCTGTTCCCCGAGCTGTTTGCGCCGTTCCTGGCCAGCGGCGTGACCCGCCGCGCGTATGCAGGTGGGCAGGTTGATGTGCGCCTGTGGAACCCGCGCGACCACGCCGACGGCAACTACCGCCGTGTCGATGACCGGCCGTTTGGCGGCGGACCGGGCATGGTGATGATGGCTGAGCCCCTCGCCCGGTGTCTTGCCGCCATCCGGGTGGAGCGTGGTGAGGCCGGGGGCAGTCATGTGCCCCTGGTTCTTTTTTCGCCCCTTGGCGAAACGCTGAACCACGCTGCCGTGGAGCGCTGGTCTGCAAGTGCGGGTGCGATCCTGCTCTGCGGGCGCTATGAAGGCATTGACCAGCGTTTCATTGATACCCATGTCGATCTGCAGATGAGTCTGGGCGACTTTGTGCTGTCTGGGGGCGAGATCGCCGCCATGGCCCTGCTGGACGCTGTGGCGCGCTTGCAGCCCGGTGTGCTCAATGATGAGGGCAGCCACCAGCTCGACAGCTTCAACCCGGCGCTCGATGGACTGCTCGATTGCCCGCATTACACGCGCCCCGAAGAATGGGCAGGGCAGCAGGTGCCTGCCGCGCTGATGTCGGGCCACCATGCGCAGATCGAGCGCTGGCGGCGTGACCAGCGCCTGGCCACCACGGCCCGGCACAGGCCCGATCTCATCGAGGCGGCGCGCAAGGCAGGGCATCTGGCGCCTGCCGATGAAGCCGTATTGGCCAAGTTCGGCTGA
- the rplS gene encoding 50S ribosomal protein L19, whose protein sequence is MNLIQTLEAEEIARLNKTIPEFAPGDTVIVSVNVVEGTRKRVQAYEGVVIAKRNRGLNSGFTVRKISSGEGVERTFQTYSPLIAGIEVKRRGDVRRAKLYYLRDRSGKSARIKEKLPQRVNKAKAATAAA, encoded by the coding sequence ATGAACCTGATTCAGACCCTGGAAGCGGAAGAAATCGCCCGCTTGAACAAGACCATCCCCGAATTCGCCCCTGGTGACACCGTCATCGTCAGCGTGAACGTGGTGGAAGGTACCCGCAAGCGCGTGCAGGCCTACGAAGGTGTGGTGATTGCCAAGCGCAATCGCGGCCTCAACAGCGGCTTCACCGTGCGCAAGATCTCCAGCGGCGAAGGCGTGGAGCGTACGTTCCAGACCTACAGCCCGCTGATCGCCGGCATCGAAGTCAAGCGCCGTGGTGACGTGCGCCGCGCCAAGCTGTACTACCTGCGTGACCGCAGCGGCAAGTCGGCACGTATCAAGGAAAAGCTGCCACAGCGCGTCAACAAGGCCAAGGCGGCAACCGCCGCCGCATAA